In Scatophagus argus isolate fScaArg1 chromosome 5, fScaArg1.pri, whole genome shotgun sequence, a genomic segment contains:
- the LOC124059194 gene encoding extracellular calcium-sensing receptor-like yields MEIFALFIGLNLSLGLGELDSVLALNASEDSQRQRAGLAEDKSGAEAISSMRCKHQGSARLPAFSTDGDYVIGGVFSIHTYMLTVKHNYTTMPEPLRCTGSIEARELRFSRAMIFAIEEINNSSELLPGIKLGYQIHDSCASVPLAMHAALQLSNGLDPVFYTGDNCSQSGMVMAIIVYFLSDPLKNYISAFLQVSYFATCACLSDKLQFPTFFRTIPSDQFQADALAKLVKHFGWTWIGAVRSDSDYGNNGMATFLQAAQKEGICVEYSESFHRSHPRSRIQRVADVIRRSTATVVVAFVASGEMRILLEELSNEPPPPRQWIGSESWVTNPGLLRFSFCAGAIGFGIQRSVIPGLREFLLDLSPAKVAASPVLTEFWEEAFNCKLGKTAAVDERVCDGSEDIQTLQSQYTDTSQLRITNMVYKAVYAIAHAIHNSVCQETNSTTQCDKITRIEPKQIVIQLKKVNFSQNGYDVSFDANGDPVATYELVNWQKSESGSLELVTVGFYDASLPAGQEFSINRNLTWMEGSTQVPVSVCSDSCPPGTRKVLQKGNPICCYDCILCPEGEISNATDSPDCFPCPKEFWPNAERDSCLPKPVEFLSFDEVLGIILAAFSVAGACLAIITAAVFFHHRTSPIVRANNSELSFLLLFSLTLCFLCSLTFIGAPTKWSCMLRHTAFGITFVLSISCVLGKTIVVLMAFKATLPGSNVMKWFGPPQQRMTVVSFTFVQVLICTIWLVLSPPFPIKNLTTYKERIILECALGSDIGFWVVLGYIGLLAVFCLVLAVLARKLPDNFNETKLITFSMLIFCAVWITFIPAYVSSPGKFTVAVEIFAILASSFGLILCIFAPKCFIILFKPEKNTKKHLLNKNQS; encoded by the exons ATGGAGATCTTCGCTCTCTTTATTGGCCTGAATCTGTCTCTTGGGTTGGGTGAGCTGGATTCAGTTCTTGCCTTGAATGCTTCTGAGGATAGTCAGAGACAAAGGGCTGGGCTTGCAGAGGATAAGAGTGGTGCTGAGGCCATCTCATCTATGAGATGTAAACACCAAGGTTCTGCTCGTCTGCCTGCTTTCTCAACGGATGGTGACTATGTGATTGGAGGTGTTTTCTCCATACACACCTACATGCTCACAGTCAAACATAACTACACCACCATGCCTGAGCCACTGAGGTGCACAGGGAG cattGAGGCCCGTGAACTGCGCTTCTCACGCGCAATGATCTTCGCCATCGAggagattaacaacagctcggagctgctgccaggcatcAAACTCGGTTATCAGATCCACGACTCGTGCGCTTCAGTGCCGCTGGCGATGCATGCGGCGTTACAGCTTTCAAATGGTTTGGACCCGGTGTTTTACACGGGCGATAATTGCTCACAGTCAGGTATGGTGATGGCCATCATCG tttattttttgtctgacCCGTTAAAGAATTACATTTCTGCCTTCCTTCAGGTGAGCTACTTTGCcacttgtgcatgtctgtccgATAAGCTGCAGTTCCCGACTTTCTTCAGAACAATCCCGAGTGATCAGTTCCAGGCTGACGCGCTGGCCAAGCtggtgaaacactttggctggacttggataGGTGCTGTCCGCTCGGATTCGGACTATGGCAATAACGGCATGGCGACTTTCCTGCAAGCAGCCCAGAAGGAGGGGATCTGTGTGGAATACTCTGAATCTTTCCATCGATCCCACCCACgcagcaggatccagagagTAGCAGACGTTATCCGCAG GTCAACAGCTACAGTTGTTGTGGCATTTGTAGCATCTGGAGAAATGAGGATTCTGCTGGAAGAGTTGTCAAATGAACCTCCACCACCTCGCCAGTGGATCGGCAGTGAATCCTGGGTAACAAACCCAGGTTTGCTGAGATTCAGCTTCTGTGCTGGAGCCATTGGATTTGGCATTCAGCGATCTGTCATTCCAGGTCTGAGAGAATTCCTCCTGGATCTCTCTCCTGCTAAAGTGGCTGCCTCTCCAGTGCTGACTGAGTTCTGGGAGGAGGCTTTCAACTGCAAGTTGGGCAAAA ctgcagccgtggatgagagagtgtgtgatggatctgaagacatacagacacTCCAGAGCCAGtacactgacacatctcagctccgaatcactaacatggtgtacaaggctgtttatgcaatagcacatgccattcataattcagtgtgtcaggaaacaaattctacaactcagtgtgacaaaatCACCAGGATAGAGCCTAAGCAG ATTGTTATTCAACTGAAGAaagtaaatttttcccaaaatggttatgatgtgtcatttgatgccaaTGGGGATCCTGTGGCCACATATGAACTGGTTAACTGGCAAAAGAGTGAAAGTGGCAGCCTTGAGTTGGTGACAGTAGGTTTCTATGATGCATCACTGCCAGCAGGCCAGGAGTTCAGTATCAACAGGAACCTcacctggatggagggcagcaCACAG gtccctgtgtcagtgtgcagtgacagctgtcctccaggaactcgtaaagtgctgcagaaaggaaaccccatctgctgttatgattgtatactgtgtcctgagggagagattAGCAATGCTACAG attcccctgattgtttcccttgCCCCAAGGAGTTCTGGCctaatgcagagagagactcttGTCTCCCCAAGCCTGtagagtttctgtcctttgacgaggtcctaggaatcatcctggctgcattctcagttgctggtgcctgtcttgccattataacagcggctgtgttctttcatcacaggacatccccgattgtcagggccaacaactctgagctgagcttcctgctgctcttctccctgactctctgtttcttatgttcattaactttcattGGAGCACCCACTAAatggtcctgcatgctgcgccacacagcatttgggatcaccttcgtcctcagcatctcttgtgttcttgggaaaacaatagttgtgttgatggccttcaaAGCTACACTCCCAGGTAGTAAcgtcatgaaatggtttggtcctccacagcaaagaatgactgtggtgtcttttacatttgttcaagttttaatatgtacCATTTGGTTGGTTCTTAGTCCCCCTTTTCCGATTAAAAACCTgaccacatacaaagagaggatcATCCTGGAGTGTGCACTGGGCTCAGATATTGGGTTCTGGGTTGTGCTCGGGTACATCGGCCTTCTGGCTGTCTTTTGCTTAGTGTTAGCCGTCTTAGCCCGCAAACTACCTGATAATTTTAATGAAACCAAGCttatcaccttcagcatgttgatattctgtgcagtgtggatcacctttatcccagcgtatgtcagctctcctgggaaatttactgtggctgtggagatatttgccattctggcctccagttttggactaattttgtgtatatttgctccaaaatgtttcatcatattgtttaaaccagagaagaacacaaagaaacatttactGAACAAAAATCAATCCTAA
- the LOC124059389 gene encoding extracellular calcium-sensing receptor-like, whose protein sequence is MDGDYVIGGVFSIHAYMHTVKHNYNTMPEPLRCTGIDSRELRFSRAMIFAIEEINNSSELLPGIKLGYQIHDSCAAVPVAVHVAFELLNGRDPVFYTGDNCSQSGMVMAIIGESGSTPSISMSRIIGAFSIPQVSHFATCACLSDKQQFPTFFRTIPSDQFQADALAKLVKHFGWTWIGAVRSDSDYGNNGMAIFLQAAQKEGICVEYSESFYRTHPRSRIQRVADVIRRSTAMVVVAFAASGDMKILLEELSLEPSPPRQWIGSEAWVTDPDLLRFSFCAGAIGFGIQRSVIPGLREFLLDLSPTKVAASPLLKEFWEEAFNCRLGKTAAVDESMCDGSEDIQTLQSPYTDTSQLRITNMVYKAVYAIAHAIHNSVCQETNSTTQCDKTSSIESKQVFLQLKKVNFSQNGYDVSFDANGDPVATYELVNWQKSESGSIELVTAGFYDASLPAGQEFSINRNLTWMEGSTQVPVSVCSDSCPPGTRKVLQKGKPICCYDCILCPEGEISNITDSPDCFPCPKEFWPNAERDSCLPKPVEFLSFDEVLGIILAAFSVAGACLAIITAAVFFHHRTSPIVRANNSELSFLLLFSLTLCFLCSLTFIGAPTVWSCMLRHTAFGITFVLCISCVLGKTIVVLMAFKATLPGSNIMKWFGPPQQRMTVVSFTFVQVLICTIWLVLSPPFPMKNLTTYKERIILECALGSDIGFWVVLGYIGLLAVFCLVLAVLARKLPDNFNETKLITFSMLIFCAVWITFIPAYVSSPGKFTVAVEIFAILASSFGLILCIFAPKCFIILFRPEKNTKKHVMNKNPS, encoded by the exons ATGGATGGTGACTACGTTATTGGAGGTGTTTTCTCCATACACGCCTACATGCACACTGTGAAGCATAACTACAACACCATGCCTGAGCCACTAAGATGCACTGG cattGACTCCCGTGAACTGCGCTTCTCACGCGCAATGATCTTCGCCATCGAggagattaacaacagctcggagctgctgccaggcatcAAACTCGGTTATCAGATCCACGACTCGTGCGCCGCTGTACCCGTGGCGGTGCATGTGGCATTTGAACTCTTAAATGGCAGGGACCCTGTGTTTTACACGGGCGATAATTGCTCACAATCAGGTATGGTGATGGCCATCATCGGTGAGTCTGGCTCCACACCATCCATCAGCATGTCGCGCATCATCGGGGCCTTCAGCATTCCTCAA gtgaGCCACTTTGCCACTTGTGCGTGTCTGTCCGATAAGCAGCAGTTCCCGACTTTCTTCAGAACAATCCCGAGTGATCAGTTCCAGGCTGACGCGCTGGCCAAGCtggtgaaacactttggctggacttggataGGTGCTGTCCGCTCGGATTCGGACTATGGCAATAACGGCATGGCGATTTTCCTGCAAGCAGCCCAGAAGGAGGGGATCTGTGTGGAATACTCTGAATCTTTCTATCGGACCCACCCACgcagcaggatccagagagTAGCAGACGTCATCCGCAG GTCGACAGCAATGGTTGTTGTGGCATTTGCAGCCTCTGGGGACATGAAGatcctgctggaggagctgtCACTTGAgccctctcctcctcgccaGTGGATCGGCAGTGAGGCCTGGGTAACCGACCCAGACCTGCTGAGGTTCAGCTTCTGTGCTGGAGCCATTGGATTTGGCATTCAGCGATCTGTCATTCCAGGTCTGAGAGAATTCTTGCTGGATCTCTCTCCCACCAAAGTGGCTGCGTCTCCTCTGCTTAAGGAGTTCTGGGAGGAGGCATTCAACTGCAGGCTGGGAAAAA ctgCAGCTGTAGATGAGAGTATGTGTGATGgatctgaagacatacagacGCTCCAGAGtccatacactgacacatctcagctccgaatcactaacatggtgtacaaggctgtttatgcaatagcacatgccattcataattcagtgtgtcaggaaacaaattctaCAACTCAGTGTGACAAAACCAGCAGCATAGAGTCCAAACAG gtttttcttcagctgaagaaagtaaatttttcccaaaatggttaTGACGTGTCATTTGATGCCAATGGGGATCCTGTGGCCACATATGAGCTGGTTAACTggcagaaaagtgaaagtggcagCATTGAGTTGGTGACAGCAGGTTTCTATGATGCATCACTGCCAGCAGGCCAGGAGTTCAGTATCAACAGGAACCTcacctggatggagggcagcaCACAA GtgcctgtgtcagtgtgcagtgacagctgtcctccaggaactcgtaaagtgctgcagaaaggaaaacccatctgctgttatgattgtatactgtgtcctgagggagagattAGCAATATTACAG attctcCTGATTGTTTCCCTTGCCCCAAGGAGTTCTGGCctaatgcagagagagactcttGTCTCCCCAAGCCTGtagagtttctgtcctttgacgaggtcctaggaatcatcctggctgcattctcagttgctggtgcctgtcttgccattataacagcggctgtgttctttcatcacaggacatccccgattgtcagggccaacaactctgagctgagcttcctgctgctcttctccctgactctctgtttcttatgttcattaactttcattGGAGCACCCACTGtgtggtcctgcatgctgcgccacacagcatttgggatcaccttcgtcctctgcatctcttgtgttcttgggaAAACCATAgttgtgttgatggccttcaaAGCTACACTTCCAGGTAGTAACatcatgaaatggtttggtcctccacagcaaagaatgactgtggtgtcttttacatttgttcaagttttaatatgtacCATTTGGTTGGTTCTTAGTCCCCCTTTTCCAAtgaaaaacctgaccacatacaaagagaggatcATCCTGGAGTGTGCATTGGGCTCAGATATTGGGTTCTGGGTTGTGCTCGGGTACATCGGCCTACTGGCTGTCTTTTGCTTAGTTTTAGCTGTCTTAGCCCGCAAACTTCCTGATAATTTTAATGAAACCAAGCttatcaccttcagcatgttgatattctgtgcagtgtggatcacctttatcccagcatatgtcagctctcctgggaaatttactgtggctgtggagatatttgccATCCTGGCCTCCAGCTTTGGGttaattctgtgtatatttgctccaaagtgtttcattatattgtttaggccagagaagaacacaaagaaacatgtAATGAACAAAAATCCATCTTAA
- the LOC124059388 gene encoding extracellular calcium-sensing receptor-like, protein MDGDYVIGGVFSIHEYKQTVENNYTTMPEGLKCTGSIDSRELRFSRAMIFAIEEINNSSELLPGIKLGYQIHDSCTSVSVAVQLAFQLLNGIDPVFNMSDSCSQSGMVMAIVGESGSTRSISMSRVIGAFDIPQVSYFATCACLSDKQQFPTFFRTIPSDQFQADALAKLVKHFGWTWIGAVRSDSDYGNNGMATFLQAAQKEGICVEYSESIHRDHPRSRIQRVADVIRRSTAMVVLAFVASTELRILLKELSLEPSPPRQWIGSESWVTDPEMLKYSFNVGAIGFGIQRSVIPGLREFLLDLSPTKVAASSVLTEFWEEAFNCRLGKTAAVDERVCDGSEDIQTLQSPYTDTSQLRITNMVYKAVYAIAHAIHNSVCQETNSTTQCDKITWIESKQLLTQLKKVNFSQNGYDVSFDANGDPVAAYELVNWQKSESGSIELVTVGFYDASLPAGQEFTINRNLIWMEGRTQVPVSVCSDSCPPGTRKVLQKGKPICCYDCILCPEGEISNATDSPDCFPCPKEFWPNAERDSCLPKPVEFLSFDEVLGIILAAFSVAGACLAIITAAVFFRHRTSPIVRANNSELSFLLLFSLTLCFLCSLTFIGAPTKWSCMLRHTAFGITFVLCISCVLGKTIVVVMAFKATLPGSNIMKWFGPPQQRMTVVSFTFGQVLICTIWLALSPPFPMKNLTTYKERIILECALGSDIGFWVVLGYIGLLAAFCLVLAVLARKLPDNFNEAKLITFSMLIFCAVWITFIPAYVSSPGKFTVAVEIFAILASSFGLILCIFAPKCFIILFKPEKNTKKHLMNKNQF, encoded by the exons ATGGATGGAGACTACGTTATTGGAGGTGTTTTCTCCATACACgaatacaaacaaacagtggagaATAACTACACCACCATGCCTGAGGGTCTGAAGTGCACAGGGAG CATTGACTCCCGTGAACTGCGCTTCTCACGCGCAATGATCTTCGCCATCGAggagattaacaacagctcggagctgctgccaggcatcAAACTCGGTTATCAGATCCACGACTCGTGCACCTCAGTGTCTGTGGCGGTGCAGTTGGCATTCCAGCTGTTAAATGGCATTGACCCGGTGTTTAACATGAGCGACAGTTGCTCACAGTCAGGTATGGTGATGGCCATCGTCGGTGAGTCTGGCTCCACGCGATCCATCAGCATGTCGCGCGTCATCGGGGCCTTTGACATTCCTCAA GTGAGCTACTTTGCcacttgtgcatgtctgtccgATAAGCAGCAGTTCCCGACTTTCTTCAGAACAATCCCGAGTGATCAGTTCCAGGCTGACGCGCTGGCCAAGCtggtgaaacactttggctggacttggataGGTGCTGTCCGCTCAGATTCGGACTATGGCAATAACGGCATGGCAACTTTCCTGCAAGCAGCCCAGAAGGAGGGGATCTGTGTGGAATACTCTGAATCTATCCACCGTGACCACCCACgcagcaggatccagagagTAGCAGACGTCATCCGCAG GTCGACAGCTATGGTTGTTTTAGCATTTGTAGCCTCTACAGAACTGAGGAtcctgctgaaggagctgtCACTGGAgccctctcctcctcgccaGTGGATCGGCAGTGAGTCCTGGGTTACCGACCCAGAGATGCTGAAGTACAGCTTCAATGTTGGAGCCATTGGATTTGGGATCCAGCGATCTGTCATTCCAGGTCTGAGAGAATTCTTGCTGGATCTCTCTCCCACTAAAGTGGCTGCCTCTTCAGTGCTTACTGAGTTCTGGGAGGAGGCATTCAACTGCAGGCTGGGAAAAA ctgcagccgtggatgagagagtgtgtgatggatctgaagacatacagacGCTCCAGAGtccatacactgacacatctcagctccgaatcactaacatggtgtacaaggctgtttatgcaatagcacatgccattcataattcagtgtgtcaggaaacaaattctacaactcagtgtgacaaaatCACCTGGATAGAATCAAAACAG CTTCTCACTCAACTAAAGAaagtaaatttttcccaaaatggttatgatgtgtcatttgatgccaaTGGGGATCCTGTGGCTGCATATGAGCTGGTTAACTggcagaaaagtgaaagtggcagCATTGAGTTGGTGACAGTAGGTTTCTATGATGCATCACTGCCAGCAGGCCAGGAGTTCACCATCAACAGGAACCTCATCTGGATGGAAGGTAGAACACAA gtccctgtgtcagtgtgcagtgacagctgtcctccaggaactcgtaaagtgctgcagaaaggaaaacccatctgctgttatgattgcatactgtgtcctgagggagagattAGCAATGCTACAG attcTCCTGATTGTTTCCCTTGCCCCAAGGAGTTTTGGCCTAACGCAGAGAGAGACTCTTGTCTCCCCAAGCCTGtagagtttctgtcctttgacgaggtcctaggaatcatcctggctgcattctcagttgctggtgcctgtcttgccattataacagcggctgtgttctttcgtcacaggacatccccgattgtcagggccaacaactctgagctgagcttcctgctgctcttctccctgactctctgtttcttatgttcattGACTTTCATTGGAGCACCCACTaagtggtcctgcatgctgcgccacacagcatttgggatcaccttcgtcctctgcatctcttgtgttcttgggaAAACAATAGTAGTAGTTATGGCCTTCAAAGCTACACTCCCAGGTAGTAACatcatgaaatggtttggtcctccacagcaaagaatgactgtggtgtcttttacatttggtcaagttttaatatgtacCATTTGGTTGGCTCTGAGTCCCCCTTTTCCAAtgaaaaacctgaccacatacaaagagagaaTCATCCTGGAGTGTGCACTGGGCTCAGATATTGGGTTCTGGGTTGTGCTCGGGTACATcggcctgctggctgccttttgcTTAGTGTTAGCTGTCTTAGCCCGCAAACTACCTGataattttaatgaagccaagcttatcaccttcagcatgttgatattctgtgcagtgtggatcacctttatcccagcgtatgtcagctctcctgggaaatttactgtggctgtggagatatttgccattctggcctccagttttggattaattctgtgtatatttgctccaaagtgtttcatcatattgtttaaaccagagaagaacacaaagaaacatttaatgaacaaaaatcaGTTCTAA